A genomic region of Metopolophium dirhodum isolate CAU chromosome 1, ASM1992520v1, whole genome shotgun sequence contains the following coding sequences:
- the LOC132935430 gene encoding zinc finger protein 512B-like: MAQFKACIVGLALIGLCVADTVKTTDTKTANKRSADLSYGLPSAYSGLSSSYGSGYGLSSGLSSGYGSGYGLSSGYGSGYGLSSGYGSGYASHAVPVKVSQSDQVVPVSVPQPYAVPVTRHVPVSVPHPVPVSVPRAVPVSVPHPVPVTVDRPYPVDVPRSVPVSVPHPVPYPVSRPVPYAVPQPYPVEIQQHVPVSIPTPVIAPSYSSGYSGASSYGSLGYSGASSYGSLGYSGASSYGSLGYSAPSYGSSYGYSAPSYGSSYGYSAPSYGSSYGYSAPSYGSSFGSSYGSHGLSSLSSYGGSSLSGLSYGHGHSDEYKK; the protein is encoded by the exons ATGGCTCAATTTAAG gCATGCATCGTCGGTCTGGCATTGATCGGTCTCTGCGTGGCTGATACAGTCAAGACTACTGACACCAAGACCGCTAACAAACGTAGCGCCGATTTGTCGTACGGTCTCCCGTCTGCGTACTCTGGCCTATCATCCAGCTACGGATCTGGTTACGGTCTATCTTCCGGTTTGTCTTCCGGCTACGGTTCTGGTTACGGTCTGTCTTCCGGATATGGTTCTGGTTACGGTTTGTCATCCGGCTACGGTTCGGGTTACGCATCCCATGCAGTACCAGTCAAAGTGAGCCAATCCGACCAGGTGGTTCCCGTGTCCGTGCCACAACCGTACGCCGTGCCAGTCACCCGTCACGTGCCAGTGTCCGTTCCACACCCCGTGCCAGTGTCCGTGCCAAGAGCCGTCCCGGTCAGCGTGCCACACCCAGTCCCGGTCACCGTCGACCGCCCATACCCCGTTGATGTGCCACGCAGCGTGCCAGTCAGCGTGCCACACCCAGTCCCATACCCAGTCAGCCGCCCAGTGCCATACGCCGTCCCACAACCGTACCCAGTCGAAATCCAACAACACGTGCCAGTCTCCATCCCAACTCCCGTCATCGCACCGTCTTACTCTTCCGGATACTCTGGCGCTTCATCGTACGGATCTCTGGGATACTCTGGCGCTTCATCATACGGATCTCTAGGATACTCTGGCGCTTCGTCATACGGATCTCTGGGATACTCCGCTCCGTCTTACGGATCTTCCTACGGATACTCCGCACCGTCCTACGGATCTTCATACGGATACTCCGCTCCGTCATACGGATCTTCATACGGATACTCCGCTCCGTCCTACGGATCTTCCTTCGGATCTTCCTACGGATCTCACGGACTCTCATCCCTGTCCTCTTACGGTGGATCATCGCTGTCCGGTTTGTCTTACGGACACGGTCACTCCGACGAATACAAGAAATAA